Proteins encoded by one window of Arabidopsis thaliana chromosome 2, partial sequence:
- a CDS encoding uncharacterized protein (unknown protein; FUNCTIONS IN: molecular_function unknown; INVOLVED IN: biological_process unknown; LOCATED IN: endomembrane system; BEST Arabidopsis thaliana protein match is: unknown protein (TAIR:AT2G02490.1); Has 97 Blast hits to 69 proteins in 24 species: Archae - 0; Bacteria - 0; Metazoa - 9; Fungi - 10; Plants - 45; Viruses - 0; Other Eukaryotes - 33 (source: NCBI BLink).) translates to MKMMVKLYPITTVVTLLFLAFGLALARYPTFPTEPFPPPPNQNENISVNQFQVIPHLPWPPKRPGHPPHQNAKVAVNQYPGIIPIPHYPEPPKHPGHPPYQYPKISPN, encoded by the coding sequence atgaaaatgatGGTAAAGCTCTATCCAATAACAACCGTGGTTACCTTGCTCTTTCTTGCATTTGGTCTTGCCCTTGCTAGATACCCGACTTTTCCAACCGAGCCATTTCCTCCTCCACCAAACCAGAATGAGAATATATCAGTAAACCAATTTCAAGTTATCCCACATCTACCATGGCCTCCAAAACGCCCAGGACATCCACCCCACCAAAATGCCAAAGTCGCAGTGAACCAATACCCGGGCATAATTCCAATTCCTCATTATCCAGAACCTCCAAAACATCCAGGACATCCGCCTTATCAGTATCCGAAGATATCACCGAACTAA
- the STI gene encoding AAA-type ATPase family protein (STICHEL (STI); FUNCTIONS IN: DNA binding, DNA-directed DNA polymerase activity, ATP binding; INVOLVED IN: trichome differentiation, trichome branching; LOCATED IN: plasma membrane; EXPRESSED IN: 20 plant structures; EXPRESSED DURING: 11 growth stages; CONTAINS InterPro DOMAIN/s: ATPase, AAA-type, core (InterPro:IPR003959), DNA polymerase III, clamp loader complex, gamma/delta/delta subunit, C-terminal (InterPro:IPR008921), DNA polymerase III, subunit gamma/ tau (InterPro:IPR012763); BEST Arabidopsis thaliana protein match is: AAA-type ATPase family protein (TAIR:AT1G14460.1); Has 15360 Blast hits to 15082 proteins in 2818 species: Archae - 391; Bacteria - 8894; Metazoa - 533; Fungi - 525; Plants - 301; Viruses - 38; Other Eukaryotes - 4678 (source: NCBI BLink).), whose translation MSGSRVSDLSKLHLKKELTQIRKAGRVLRDPGTTSSWKSPLDSSRSVALLETPASRNGGSSSQFPIRGESSTNRRGKEKKVFLYNWKTQKSSSEKSGLAKNGKEEEEEEEDASSWTQASVNDDDDVSDARNGGDSYRREIQSASMGFRCRDTNLASQGVSKMRKSNVGSCKKKSKKKISSSRLDCLSKYQPRDDIVARNCNAGSDDTEEELSNSEDLRKVTGASPLLLKLKQKNWSRSSSRLLRANNRKEDSSCTYNSTPALSTSSYNMYAVRNPSTVGSWDGTTTSVNDGDDELDDNLDLPGRQGCGIPCYWTKKAMKHRGGCRSCCSPSFSDTLRRTGSSILCGSQSVYRRHNRHSSGGYSKQKIACRSAQGVLPLLSYGGDGRGGSSLGTGLSDDELSTNYGELDLEAQSRLDGRRWSTSYRSQDGLEAVALDGEEEEGSTPETIRSFSQKYRPMFFEELIGQSIVVQSLMNAVKRSRIAPVYLFQGPRGTGKTSTARIFSAALNCVATEEMKPCGYCKECNDFMSGKSKDFWELDGANKKGADKVRYLLKNLPTILPRNSSMYKVFVIDECHLLPSKTWLSFLKFLENPLQKVVFIFITTDLENVPRTIQSRCQKFLFDKLKDSDIVVRLKKIASDENLDVDLHALDLIAMNADGSLRDAETMLEQLSLLGKRITTALVNELVGVVSDEKLLELLELALSSDTAETVKRARELLDLGADPIVLMSQLASLIMDIIAGTYKVVDEKYSNAFFDGRNLTEADMEGLKHALKLLSEAEKQLRVSNDRSTWFTATLLQLGSMPSPGTTHTGSSRRQSSRATDDDPASVSREVMAYKQRIGGLHFSKSASPASVIKRNGNHSHEAKPFSRVIDNNCYKSSSSSQMIESEGSIASHENSIASTMMLNQRSSEKLNDIWRKCIERCHSKTLRQLLYTHGKLISISEVEGILVAYIAFGENDIKLRAERFLSSITNSIEMVLRRSVEVRIILLPETELLVVPHQTRKPEMTNKSGHLNNIAGLNAETDVEVGSSVESRSKLPMQRIESIIREQRLETAWLQTADKDTPGSIIRVKPERNQILPQEDTYRQTNVASAISSSGLTTHQWVDELNNEVKLLKIGDNGELQENLTGTRGQHCPLSPSLLHDTNFGNNKDNLGGYESGSGRVGCNILFCWNTKKTQRRSKSKQVKGTPVRSRRNRKSRFSLFNGCAKPRKAEGNIRR comes from the exons atgtcaGGTTCGAGAGTTTCGGATCTGAGTAAATTGCATCTGAAGAAGGAGCTGACTCAAATCAGAAAAGCTGGCCGTGTTTTACGCGATCCAGGTACTACTTCCTCCTGGAAATCTCCTCTCGATTCGTCAAGATCCGTCGCGCTTTTGGAGACTCCGGCGAGCAGAAACGGTGGCAGTTCGAGTCAGTTTCCGATTCGAGGAGAGAGTAGTACTAATCGTCGtgggaaagagaagaaggtgtTTTTGTATAACTGGAAGACTCAGAAATCTTCTAGTGAGAAAAGTGGATTAGCTAAGAATGgtaaggaagaagaggaagaagaagaagatgcttcTTCGTGGACGCAAGCTAGtgttaatgatgatgatgatgtgagtGATGCGAGGAATGGTGGTGATTCGTATCGTAGAGAAATACAATCAGCTTCGATGGGTTTTAGGTGTAGAGATACGAATCTAGCGTCACAAGGTGTGTCAAAGATGAGGAAGAGTAATGTTGGTAGttgtaagaagaagagtaagaaaaaaattagctCTTCTCGTTTGGATTGTTTGTCAAAGTATCAACCTAGAGATGACATTGTTGCTAGAAATTGTAATGCTGGATCAGATGACACAGAGGAGGAATTGAGTAATTCAGAGGATTTGAGGAAGGTCACTGGTGCGTCTCCTTTGCTTTTGAAGCTTAAGCAGAAGAACTGGTCACGTTCTTCGTCAAGATTGTTGAGAGCTAATAATAGAAAAGAGGATTCTTCATGTACTTATAATAGTACACCGGCTTTATCCACTAGTTCGTACAATATGTATGCTGTTCGTAATCCCAGCACTGTTGGATCTTGGGATGGTACCACGACTTCGGTgaatgatggtgatgatgagtTGGATGATAACTTGGATTTACCAGGGAGGCAAGGATGTGGTATTCCGTGTTATTGGACGAAGAAGGCGATGAAACATAGAGGCGGATGCAGAAGTTGTTGCTCTCCATCGTTTTCGGATACTTTGAGAAGAACCGGAAGTAGCATTTTGTGTGGGAGTCAATCTGTGTATCGTAGACATAATAGACATTCTTCTGGAGGgtatagtaaacaaaaaattgcttgtAGAAGTGCACAAGGTGTTTTACCTTTACTCAGTTACGGTGGTGATGGTAGAGGAGGGTCTTCTTTAGGAACCGGGCTTAGTGATGATGAGCTTTCTACCAATTATGGAGAGCTTGATTTAGAGGCTCAGAGTAGATTAGACGGGAGGAGGTGGTCTACTAGTTATAGGAGTCAAGATGGTTTGGAGGCTGTAGCGttagatggagaagaagaagaaggaagtacACCGGAAACAATCCGAAGCTTCAGCCAAAAGTACAGACCAATGTTTTTTGAGGAATTGATTGGACAAAGTATAGTGGTTCAATCGTTAATGAACGCTGTTAAAAGGAGTAGGATCGCTCCTGTTTATCTTTTCCAGGGTCCTAGAGGAACTGGTAAAACATCAACCGCAAGGATTTTTTCAGCCGCCCTGAATTGTGTGGCCACTGAAGAAATGAAGCCTTGTGGGTACTGTAAAGAGTGCAATGATTTCATGTCTGGGAAAAGTAAGGATTTTTGGGAACTTGATGGAGCTAATAAGAAGGGAGCTGATAAGGTTAGGtaccttttaaaaaacctACCGACGATACTTCCACGAAATTCCTCAATGTACAAGGTTTTTGTGATAGACGAGTGTCATTTGCTGCCATCGAAGACGTGGCTGTCTTTTCTTAAGTTTCTTGAAAACCCTCTGCAGAAAGTTGTCTTCATATTTATAACTACTGACCTTGAAAATGTTCCCCGGACCATTCAGTCAAGGTGCCAGAAGTTTCTCTTTGACAAACTCAAAGATTCTGACATAGTAGTGAGACTAAAGAAAATTGCTTCAGACGAAAATCTTGATGTAGACTTGCATGCGTTGGACCTGATTGCTATGAACGCGGATGGCTCACTTCGAGATGCTGAAACTATGTTGGAGCAGCTGAGTTTGCTGGGAAAACGCATCACCACAGCTTTAGTAAACGAGCTA GTTGGTGTTGTTTCAGATGAAAAATTGTTGGAACTCTTGGAATTAGCATTGTCTTCTGACACAGCAGAGACTGTTAAGCGAGCTAGAGAGTTGTTGGACCTTGGAGCTGACCCAATAGTCTTGATGTCTCAACTCGCCAGTCTTATTATGGATATCATTGCTGGTACATACAAGGTCGTAGATGAAAAATACAGCAACGCCTTCTTTGACGGAAGAAACT TGACTGAAGCAGATATGGAGGGATTAAAGCATGCTTTGAAACTTCTTTCTGAGGCTGAGAAGCAGCTGAGAGTTTCTAATGACCGTTCAACATGGTTCACAGCGACTTTGCTTCAGCTTGGGTCAATGCCTTCTCCTGGCACCACACATACAGGCAGTAGTAGAAGGCAAAGCTCTAGAGCAACTGACGATGACCCAGCAAGCGTTTCAAGGGAAGTGATGGCTTACAAACAGAGAATAGGAGGACTTCACTTTAGTAAGTCGGCATCTCCAGCTTCGGTTATAAAAAGGAACGGGAATCATTCCCATGAAGCGAAACCATTCTCCAGGGTTATCGATAATAACTGCTATAAATCCTCCTCATCTAGCCAAATGATAGAGAGCGAAGGTTCCATTGCCTCACATGAAAATAGCATCGCAAGCACCATGATGCTTAATCAAAGAAGTTCAGAGAAACTTAACGATATATGGAGAAAATGTATTGAAAGATGTCACTCAAAGACACTGAGGCAGCTGCTCTATACTCATGGGAAACTTATATCTATCAGTGAAGTTGAGG GTATTCTCGTTGCTTATATCGCGTTTGGAGAAAACGATATCAAACTGAGAGCTGAAAGGTTTCTAAGCAGTATCACAAACTCGATTGAAATGGTACTAAGGCGAAGCGTAGAGGTCAGGATAATTCTCTTGCCTGAAACCGAGTTACTCGTTGTCCCTCACCAAACCCGGAAACCAGAAATGACCAACAAAAGTGGGCATCTAAATAACATCGCTGGTTTAAATGCCGAAACAGATGTTGAAGTTGGTAGCAGCGTGGAAAGCAGATCAAAACTCCCGATGCAAAGGATAGAATCAATCATCAGAGAACAAAGATTAGAAACCGCTTGGTTACAAACCGCTGATAAAGACACACCTGGATCGATAATACGGGTAAAACCCGAAAGGAATCAGATTCTACCTCAAGAAGACACTTATCGCCAAACTAACGTAGCTTCTgctatttcttcttctggcCTAACCACTCACCAATGGGTAGATGAGCTAAACAATGAAGTTAAGCTTTTGAAAATCGGCGACAATGGTGAGCTTCAGGAGAATCTAACCGGTACAAGAGGACAGCATTGTCCTCTTTCCCCAAGCTTACTTCATGATACTAACTTCGGAAACAACAAAGACAATCT AGGAGGATACGAATCAGGATCAGGAAGAGTTGGttgtaatatattattttgttggaaCACAAAAAAGACTCAGAGACGAAGCAAG TCGAAACAGGTCAAGGGAACTCCTGTTCGTTCGCGGAGAAATCGGAAGAGTCGGTTCTCTCTGTTTAATGGATGTGCTAAGCCAAGGAAAGCAGAAGGTAACATTAGAAGATGA
- a CDS encoding uncharacterized protein (unknown protein; FUNCTIONS IN: molecular_function unknown; INVOLVED IN: biological_process unknown; LOCATED IN: endomembrane system; BEST Arabidopsis thaliana protein match is: unknown protein (TAIR:AT2G02498.1); Has 15354 Blast hits to 8672 proteins in 603 species: Archae - 18; Bacteria - 877; Metazoa - 6845; Fungi - 2630; Plants - 2695; Viruses - 515; Other Eukaryotes - 1774 (source: NCBI BLink).), with protein MKMMVKLSPITMMVTLLFLAFGLAQARYSIFPTEHFFFHHTISVNQYPGVFPIPHPVPPSPGHPPHQNAKISVNQYPSVFPIPHPVPPSPGHPPHQNTKISVNQYPGVFPIPHPVPPSPGHPPHQNAKISVNQYPGVFPIPHPVSPSPGHPPHQNEISVNQYPHILPISHPVPPSLKHPPHQNAKISMNQYPCVFPIPHPVPPSLGHPPHQNKKILVNQYPRILPISHPLPPSQGHPPQQNVKISVKQYPDVFPIPHPVPPSPGHPPHQNKKIPVNQYPRILPISHPVPPSPGHPPHQSASISMN; from the coding sequence atgaaaatgatgGTGAAGCTCTCTCCAATAACAATGATGGTTACTCTACTCTTTCTTGCATTTGGCCTTGCGCAGGCTAGATACTCGATTTTCCCAACCGAGCATTTCTTTTTCCATCACACCATATCAGTGAACCAATATCCAGGAGTATTTCCAATTCCTCATCCAGTTCCACCTTCGCCGGGACATCCACCACACCAAAACGCGAAGATATCAGTGAACCAATATCCAAGCGTATTTCCAATTCCTCATCCAGTTCCACCATCACCGGGACATCCACCACACCAAAACACAAAGATATCAGTGAACCAATATCCTGGCGTCTTTCCAATTCCTCATCCAGTTCCACCATCGCCAGGACATCCACCACACCAAAACGCAAAGATATCAGTCAACCAATATCCAGGCGTATTTCCAATTCCTCATCCAGTTTCACCATCGCCAGGACATCCACCACACCAAAACGAAATATCAGTGAACCAATATCCACACATATTACCAATTTCTCATCCAGTTCCACCATCGCTGAAACATCCACCACACCAAAACGCGAAGATATCAATGAACCAATATCCATGCGTTTTTCCAATTCCTCATCCAGTTCCACCGTCACTAGGACATCCACCacaccaaaacaagaaaatattagtGAATCAATATCCACGTATATTACCAATTTCTCATCCACTTCCACCATCGCAGGGACATCCACCACAACAAAACGTGAAGATATCAGTGAAGCAATATCCGGACGTATTTCCAATTCCTCATCCAGTTCCACCATCACCGGGACATCCACCacaccaaaacaagaaaataccAGTGAACCAATATCCACGCATATTACCAATTTCTCATCCAGTTCCACCATCACCAGGACATCCACCACACCAAAGCGCGAGTATATCAATGAACTAA